The Chloroflexota bacterium genome contains a region encoding:
- a CDS encoding NUDIX hydrolase has product MHREYPKAPIVGVGAVVVRQEKVLLIRRANTPNRGQWSIPGGTVELGETLAQTAIREVREECAIEIEPGDVLSVFDLIQRDTNGRIRYHYVLIDLAARHVSGEAVAGTDAVEVCWADEMDLGRLDIIPRLLPVLRKALQRESQLPNSH; this is encoded by the coding sequence ATGCATCGTGAGTACCCCAAGGCTCCCATTGTGGGCGTGGGAGCCGTGGTGGTCAGACAGGAAAAGGTCCTATTGATCCGTCGCGCTAATACCCCTAACCGAGGTCAATGGAGCATCCCCGGCGGAACGGTCGAATTAGGCGAAACCTTGGCTCAGACTGCCATTCGGGAGGTACGCGAGGAGTGTGCAATCGAGATCGAGCCCGGCGATGTGCTCTCCGTATTCGATCTGATTCAGCGGGATACAAACGGACGCATCCGTTATCACTATGTGCTGATAGACCTCGCGGCCCGTCATGTAAGTGGGGAAGCAGTTGCAGGGACCGACGCGGTGGAAGTGTGTTGGGCAGATGAAATGGACTTGGGAAGATTAGACATTATCCCACGCCTCCTGCCTGTCTTGCGCAAAGCACTGCAACGGGAAAGCCAGCTACCCAACAGCCACTGA
- the ychF gene encoding redox-regulated ATPase YchF, with product MAVELGIVGLPNVGKSTLFNALTRAHALVASYPFTTIEPNIGVVPVPDERLHNIAAIVKPEKVVPSTLRVVDIAGLVKGASKGEGLGNQFLSYIRTVDAIAMVVRAFRNPDIPHVTAELDPIQDVETVQLELILADVATVERRQERTKSAAKGKLAEFEAELAALEALRQHLNQGLPIRGATLSLLEMELAREMNLLTAKPCLYVANVGEEDLPDGGPLVEPLRRLAAKEGTELVVICAQCEAELTEWPDEEAIGYLRELGVQEPGLNRFIKSGYRLLNLITFFTITGGKEVRAWPIQRGTAVIEAAGRIHSDMQRGFIRAEVMSYNDLVQSGSATAVREKGLLHLEGRDYIVQDGDIIHIRFSV from the coding sequence ATGGCGGTAGAACTCGGTATTGTAGGGTTGCCTAATGTGGGCAAATCCACGCTTTTCAATGCCTTGACCAGGGCGCATGCTCTTGTAGCAAGTTATCCCTTCACCACTATCGAGCCCAATATTGGTGTGGTTCCAGTGCCTGATGAAAGGCTGCACAACATTGCCGCCATCGTCAAGCCGGAAAAGGTCGTCCCTAGCACGTTGCGCGTGGTGGACATTGCCGGGCTGGTCAAAGGGGCAAGCAAAGGGGAGGGACTAGGCAACCAGTTTTTGAGCTACATTCGTACAGTGGATGCCATAGCCATGGTAGTGCGCGCCTTTCGCAATCCCGACATCCCCCATGTTACTGCGGAATTAGACCCTATCCAAGACGTTGAGACTGTGCAGCTCGAACTCATACTAGCTGATGTGGCTACGGTAGAGCGACGGCAGGAAAGAACAAAAAGCGCAGCAAAAGGCAAGCTTGCTGAGTTCGAAGCCGAACTCGCTGCTTTGGAAGCATTGCGTCAGCATCTCAATCAGGGGCTCCCAATCCGTGGCGCAACCTTGTCGCTACTGGAAATGGAACTGGCCCGTGAAATGAATCTGTTGACAGCAAAACCTTGTCTCTACGTAGCAAATGTGGGTGAAGAGGATTTGCCTGATGGAGGTCCCTTGGTAGAGCCATTGCGGCGCCTGGCTGCTAAAGAAGGAACAGAACTCGTGGTCATCTGTGCCCAGTGCGAGGCGGAGTTGACAGAATGGCCCGATGAAGAAGCCATTGGCTACCTACGTGAGTTAGGAGTGCAAGAACCAGGCCTCAATCGCTTCATCAAGTCCGGATACCGTCTCTTGAATTTGATCACATTCTTCACCATCACTGGCGGAAAAGAAGTGCGTGCCTGGCCTATCCAGCGCGGCACTGCTGTCATCGAAGCTGCTGGCCGCATCCACAGCGATATGCAGCGCGGCTTTATCCGTGCTGAGGTGATGAGTTACAACGATCTGGTTCAGTCTGGCTCAGCGACTGCAGTGCGCGAAAAAGGTTTGTTGCACCTGGAAGGTCGGGATTATATCGTGCAGGATGGGGACATCATTCATATACGTTTTAGCGTTTAA
- a CDS encoding acyl-CoA dehydrogenase — MDFELTEEQQMIRRMVHDFTEKEIRPITREIDATGQFPWEIIRKMGSLGLMGLPIPEEYGGSGADTISYALAVEEISRVSGSIGITLAAHTSLGLYPIYRFGTEEQKRKYLPKLASGQGLAAFGLTEPEAGSDAAAIKTTAVLDGDHWVINGQKIFITSGSIADVVIIAAVTDKSAGTRGISNFIVEKGTPGFRPGRDEEKMGLKGSVTSQLFFEDCRVPKENLLGQPGEGYKQFLITLDGGRISIGAMAVGLAQGAFEAALKYSKERVQFGQPIARFQAIQWMIADMATEIEAARLLVYRAAWLKDKGVRFTKEAAMAKLYASEAAERACFKAIQIHGGYGYMKEYDVERIYRDNRLTTIGEGTSEIQRLVIARQVLEASK; from the coding sequence ATGGACTTTGAACTGACTGAAGAACAACAGATGATCCGCAGAATGGTGCATGATTTCACCGAAAAGGAAATCCGGCCAATCACCAGAGAAATCGATGCAACTGGGCAATTCCCCTGGGAGATCATCCGCAAGATGGGTAGCCTGGGGCTGATGGGCTTGCCCATTCCCGAAGAGTATGGAGGTTCTGGCGCGGATACTATATCTTATGCCCTTGCTGTGGAAGAGATTTCTCGTGTCTCGGGATCCATTGGAATCACTTTAGCCGCTCATACCTCCTTGGGTTTGTATCCCATCTACCGCTTTGGCACCGAGGAACAAAAACGTAAATACCTGCCAAAATTGGCTTCTGGCCAAGGACTGGCTGCCTTTGGCCTTACAGAGCCAGAAGCAGGTTCCGATGCTGCTGCCATCAAGACCACAGCGGTCTTGGACGGAGATCACTGGGTGATCAATGGGCAAAAAATTTTCATCACCTCTGGTTCCATTGCTGATGTGGTCATCATTGCTGCGGTTACGGATAAGTCGGCCGGCACACGGGGCATTAGCAACTTTATCGTAGAAAAGGGAACACCAGGTTTTCGCCCTGGACGCGATGAAGAGAAGATGGGGCTCAAGGGGTCGGTTACCTCGCAGCTTTTCTTCGAAGATTGCCGTGTGCCGAAGGAAAACCTGCTTGGCCAACCAGGTGAGGGGTACAAGCAGTTCTTGATCACTTTGGATGGCGGACGCATCAGCATTGGCGCTATGGCTGTTGGGCTGGCACAGGGCGCCTTTGAAGCAGCGCTTAAATACTCCAAGGAGCGTGTGCAGTTTGGCCAACCTATTGCTCGATTCCAGGCTATCCAGTGGATGATCGCCGATATGGCGACCGAGATCGAGGCGGCGCGATTGCTAGTATACCGCGCTGCTTGGCTCAAGGATAAAGGAGTGCGCTTTACCAAGGAAGCGGCTATGGCTAAGTTGTATGCCTCTGAGGCTGCCGAACGGGCTTGTTTCAAAGCCATCCAGATTCACGGCGGATACGGCTATATGAAGGAGTACGATGTCGAACGCATCTACCGTGACAACCGCCTAACCACGATTGGCGAGGGGACAAGTGAAATCCAGCGCCTGGTCATTGCACGGCAAGTGCTCGAGGCCAGCAAATGA
- a CDS encoding 3-oxoacid CoA-transferase gives MQADYTPTELLAVVASRLLEDGKSAFVGTGLPMIAGMLAQRTHAPNLLIIFEAGGIGPRVPVLPISVGESRTFYQAVAASSMHDVMSISQSGYIDYGFLGAAMIDMYGNINTTVIGEHDHPTARLPGSGGANDVGSFSWRTIIMMRQEKRRFLKKVDFITTPGYLTGPGAREKAGLPAGTGPYRVITQLGLYGFDETTKRLMLLATHPGVTIEQIQENSEFEILIPEHVEMTEPPTAEERRILREIDPTGIAIGK, from the coding sequence ATGCAAGCAGACTATACGCCCACAGAACTATTAGCCGTGGTAGCCAGCAGGTTGTTGGAAGACGGAAAGTCTGCCTTTGTGGGGACAGGATTACCAATGATTGCAGGCATGCTGGCACAACGGACACACGCTCCCAACCTACTGATCATCTTCGAAGCCGGCGGAATAGGGCCGCGAGTACCGGTCTTGCCTATCTCGGTTGGTGAATCACGGACTTTCTACCAGGCTGTTGCTGCTTCTAGCATGCACGACGTGATGTCTATCTCACAGTCGGGATACATCGACTACGGTTTCCTTGGCGCAGCGATGATTGATATGTATGGCAACATCAATACCACGGTTATCGGTGAGCATGATCACCCTACAGCCCGCCTACCTGGCAGTGGTGGCGCGAATGATGTGGGGTCTTTCTCCTGGCGGACTATTATCATGATGCGTCAGGAAAAACGACGCTTTCTGAAGAAGGTAGATTTCATCACAACACCAGGCTATCTGACAGGGCCTGGCGCACGAGAGAAGGCTGGTCTGCCTGCAGGCACCGGGCCGTACCGAGTCATTACACAGCTTGGCCTTTATGGCTTCGATGAGACGACCAAAAGGCTCATGCTCCTCGCAACCCATCCTGGCGTAACCATAGAACAAATTCAGGAGAATAGTGAGTTTGAGATCCTGATTCCAGAGCACGTCGAGATGACGGAACCACCTACTGCCGAAGAACGTCGCATTCTGCGGGAGATAGACCCAACGGGCATTGCGATTGGCAAGTGA
- a CDS encoding CoA transferase subunit A encodes MEILAEGCGELVGWHDPDEHRAWIRENKSRNLKDKRTTIAEAVAKYVFDGAYIAFGGFGHIRVSMAAVYEIIRQRKKNLILAGKTAVHDADILIGSGCVDRIEVAYAFGHELRGLSPASRRAVETGQCRVIAELSNAAYQWRFLAGMMGVPFIPTRNMLGTDTLKHSSAKVVKDPFSGKPICLLPACYPDVVFIHVPRCDIYGNAQIDGTLIEDFELARAARRLILTTEEIIPESEIRRTPWRTVIPFFLVDAVVEVPYGSHPCQMPLRYFFDEEHIGEWLQLSKTPEGTKEYFDKYVHGTKDFNEYLELVGGLRKLQYLKQVEELRAPMRAPWLKKEE; translated from the coding sequence ATGGAGATCCTAGCAGAAGGCTGCGGAGAGTTAGTGGGCTGGCATGACCCAGACGAGCATCGTGCTTGGATCCGCGAAAACAAATCGCGGAATCTGAAAGACAAGCGCACGACCATAGCGGAAGCCGTGGCGAAATACGTTTTCGATGGCGCTTACATTGCCTTTGGTGGATTTGGCCACATCCGCGTTTCCATGGCTGCCGTGTACGAGATCATCCGCCAGCGGAAGAAAAACCTAATCCTGGCTGGCAAGACGGCGGTACATGATGCGGACATCTTGATTGGTTCGGGCTGTGTGGATCGCATCGAAGTGGCCTATGCTTTTGGCCACGAACTACGTGGTTTATCACCCGCTTCGCGTCGAGCTGTAGAGACGGGGCAGTGCAGGGTTATCGCAGAGCTGAGCAATGCTGCCTATCAATGGCGCTTTCTTGCCGGGATGATGGGCGTGCCCTTTATTCCCACACGGAACATGCTTGGCACGGACACGCTTAAGCACAGTTCAGCCAAAGTCGTGAAAGATCCATTTAGTGGCAAGCCGATCTGTCTCTTGCCTGCTTGCTATCCTGATGTGGTTTTTATCCATGTGCCGCGCTGCGATATATACGGCAATGCCCAAATTGACGGCACACTGATCGAAGACTTCGAGCTCGCTCGGGCAGCAAGGCGTTTGATTTTGACTACAGAGGAGATTATCCCCGAGTCAGAGATCCGCAGGACCCCGTGGCGAACTGTCATCCCGTTCTTCCTTGTGGATGCAGTGGTGGAAGTGCCCTATGGTTCCCATCCATGCCAGATGCCCCTGCGCTATTTCTTTGATGAGGAGCATATTGGTGAGTGGCTACAATTGTCCAAAACACCAGAAGGCACCAAAGAATATTTTGATAAATATGTGCACGGGACCAAAGATTTTAACGAGTATCTAGAACTCGTAGGAGGGCTACGCAAGCTGCAATATTTGAAGCAGGTGGAGGAACTGCGAGCACCCATGAGGGCACCCTGGCTGAAGAAGGAGGAGTAA
- a CDS encoding Zn-ribbon domain-containing OB-fold protein yields MALLEKVDKNIQARVWRGDMPIQGRYTCGLAGERFFREMMDNARFVGTHCPECDYTYVPPAIYCERCFSKLDEWVEVGPEGTVQSFTVLLIAPDGSPLEEPEILALIQLDGADSVLVHRLGKVGLDELTIGMRVKAVFKPKREREGSILDIVHFVPVNA; encoded by the coding sequence ATGGCCTTGCTAGAGAAAGTAGACAAGAATATTCAAGCAAGAGTTTGGCGCGGAGATATGCCCATCCAAGGACGCTACACTTGCGGCCTGGCGGGCGAGAGATTCTTCCGCGAGATGATGGACAATGCCCGTTTCGTGGGCACGCACTGTCCAGAATGCGATTACACGTACGTGCCCCCCGCCATCTATTGCGAACGCTGTTTCTCGAAACTGGATGAATGGGTGGAGGTAGGCCCTGAAGGGACAGTACAGAGCTTCACCGTTTTGCTCATCGCTCCTGATGGTTCTCCGCTTGAGGAACCAGAAATCCTGGCTCTTATCCAGTTGGATGGTGCGGATAGCGTGTTGGTCCATCGTTTAGGCAAGGTGGGCCTTGATGAACTGACTATTGGCATGAGAGTCAAAGCCGTTTTCAAACCTAAGCGTGAACGCGAGGGATCCATTCTGGATATTGTGCACTTTGTACCAGTTAACGCTTGA
- a CDS encoding Zn-ribbon domain-containing OB-fold protein: MTAKIKEFPGVGLRESDFTERKVLFTEWKPNAQYAWDAGIAIGRYLAELKEGRIIGVHCHRCRRTVVPPRIFCEWCFRPMDEWVYLEDHGVVNTFSICHVRWDMERLEEPLIPAVIEIAGASKGMGILHLLGEVDPKQVKIGMKVKAVWKPAAERIGAITDILYFKPVE, translated from the coding sequence ATGACTGCCAAGATCAAAGAGTTTCCTGGTGTAGGGCTACGCGAGTCCGACTTTACGGAGAGAAAGGTACTTTTCACTGAATGGAAGCCAAATGCGCAATATGCCTGGGATGCAGGCATTGCCATTGGCCGCTATCTGGCAGAGCTAAAGGAAGGACGTATTATTGGAGTACACTGTCACCGCTGCCGGCGCACCGTGGTGCCGCCGCGCATCTTTTGCGAGTGGTGCTTTCGACCCATGGACGAATGGGTGTACCTGGAGGATCACGGAGTGGTGAACACCTTCTCTATCTGCCATGTGCGATGGGATATGGAACGTCTTGAAGAACCGCTGATCCCAGCCGTTATCGAGATCGCCGGGGCGTCCAAAGGCATGGGTATTTTGCACCTGCTGGGCGAGGTAGACCCCAAACAGGTCAAAATTGGCATGAAAGTCAAGGCGGTATGGAAACCTGCCGCGGAACGCATCGGCGCCATCACCGATATCCTCTACTTCAAACCTGTTGAGTGA
- a CDS encoding thiolase domain-containing protein, with translation MGLRKVAVVGAGMTKFVRRAQETGRELAYEAAKMALDSCELTLDDVDAVALGTAPDAFDAVHMKGEYLSDGAGAWRKPFMRSYVGGGTGVFAPIQGWYHVASGLFDVCLVVCEEKMSSCQPHPQGAFLTIFDHTTERPLGPNLLWIFALEMNRYMQTYGLQKKDIALVSVKNKRNAADHPCALLGDPNITVEDVLNSEVLAWPVQRLDVSPVTDGAVAVVLAAENVAKRITDKPVWIKGVGWSLDTAYWTNRDLYYPKYVEYAARMAYEMAGIREPRKEIHVVEPYDPFDYKELHHLEGLLLADKGEAPRLTAEGVTARTGNMPVCPSGGLLGVGNPIAAAGLMKVAEIFWQLRGEAGKRQVPGKPITGLAQAWGDLMQVGTVIILGIGG, from the coding sequence ATGGGTCTGAGAAAGGTAGCCGTAGTTGGTGCAGGAATGACCAAGTTCGTCCGACGCGCCCAGGAAACCGGCAGGGAATTAGCCTACGAGGCTGCGAAAATGGCGCTGGATTCTTGTGAGCTCACCCTGGATGATGTGGATGCCGTGGCGCTTGGCACCGCTCCAGATGCTTTTGACGCCGTGCACATGAAGGGCGAGTACCTGAGCGATGGAGCGGGAGCTTGGCGCAAGCCATTCATGCGCTCGTATGTGGGGGGTGGCACTGGGGTGTTTGCTCCGATTCAGGGCTGGTATCATGTCGCCTCTGGCCTGTTCGATGTCTGCCTGGTCGTCTGCGAGGAAAAGATGTCCAGTTGCCAGCCTCATCCACAGGGAGCGTTTCTTACCATCTTCGACCACACCACCGAGCGTCCGCTGGGACCTAACTTGCTGTGGATTTTTGCCTTGGAAATGAACCGCTACATGCAGACATATGGCCTGCAGAAAAAAGATATCGCTCTGGTGTCGGTGAAGAACAAGCGCAATGCGGCTGATCACCCTTGCGCGCTGCTGGGCGATCCGAATATCACGGTAGAGGATGTTTTGAACTCCGAGGTGTTGGCCTGGCCAGTGCAACGATTGGATGTAAGCCCCGTCACGGATGGCGCTGTGGCCGTGGTACTTGCCGCAGAAAACGTAGCCAAGCGTATCACAGATAAACCAGTGTGGATCAAAGGCGTGGGATGGTCATTGGACACTGCGTACTGGACGAACCGAGACCTGTACTATCCCAAGTACGTGGAGTATGCCGCGCGCATGGCTTATGAGATGGCTGGCATTCGCGAACCACGCAAAGAGATCCATGTCGTTGAGCCTTACGATCCGTTCGACTACAAGGAGCTGCACCATTTGGAAGGATTGCTTCTGGCGGATAAGGGTGAAGCCCCACGCCTAACCGCGGAAGGCGTGACCGCGCGTACTGGCAACATGCCCGTCTGCCCTTCGGGTGGACTGTTGGGAGTGGGCAACCCCATCGCCGCTGCAGGTTTGATGAAGGTCGCTGAGATTTTCTGGCAACTAAGGGGCGAGGCTGGCAAACGACAAGTGCCCGGCAAACCCATCACTGGGCTGGCCCAGGCTTGGGGTGACCTGATGCAGGTAGGCACCGTGATCATCCTGGGGATTGGGGGATAG
- a CDS encoding acetyl-CoA acetyltransferase, producing MPREVAIIGVGYSGFRALTPEVSYKELMYEAAVKAYEDAGVDPRRDIESFVTVAEDFTEGTSIFDEYVPDQLGAVLKPVHTISGEGLHGFIAAYLQILTGAMDIVAVEAHSKASNILTPDEIMAFAMDPVYNRPLQVNPHFIAGLEMNRYLCETGTTREQCALVVAKNKHNALYNPLAAYGANIAIEDVLQSEIVSYPLSRLDMSPRADGAIVMVLAARERAEELSDIPIWIRGVGWCNDSFSLENRDWMNAIYAAKAGETAYRMAGIRTPWQELDFAEIDDTFSYKELQHMEALRLCRPGEAGMLTEDGATEIGGDFPVNPSGGSLGMGHLLDASGLARLLEVVLQLRGEAGQHQLPDVEAGLAFAWRGLPTTSGAAVILCN from the coding sequence ATGCCTAGAGAAGTAGCTATTATTGGCGTAGGCTATTCTGGTTTCCGTGCCTTGACGCCAGAAGTGTCATACAAGGAACTGATGTACGAGGCAGCGGTCAAAGCGTATGAAGATGCTGGCGTAGATCCGCGCCGCGATATCGAGAGTTTTGTGACTGTAGCGGAGGATTTCACGGAAGGCACGAGCATTTTCGATGAGTATGTCCCCGACCAACTGGGGGCGGTGCTGAAACCAGTCCATACCATTTCCGGAGAAGGCTTGCATGGTTTCATTGCCGCGTACCTACAGATCCTCACCGGGGCGATGGACATTGTGGCAGTGGAGGCTCATAGCAAGGCATCGAACATCCTTACTCCCGATGAAATCATGGCCTTTGCGATGGACCCGGTGTACAACCGACCCCTGCAGGTCAATCCCCATTTCATTGCTGGTTTGGAGATGAACCGTTACCTGTGTGAGACGGGCACTACCAGGGAACAATGCGCGCTGGTAGTAGCGAAGAACAAGCACAACGCCTTGTACAATCCCCTTGCTGCGTACGGAGCCAACATTGCTATCGAGGATGTCTTGCAATCTGAGATAGTCTCCTATCCCCTTTCGCGACTGGATATGAGTCCCCGTGCGGATGGAGCCATTGTCATGGTCCTGGCTGCAAGAGAACGAGCGGAAGAACTGAGCGATATACCCATATGGATTCGAGGTGTAGGGTGGTGCAACGATTCGTTCTCTCTGGAAAACAGGGATTGGATGAACGCTATCTATGCAGCAAAAGCGGGAGAGACGGCCTACCGGATGGCTGGCATCCGAACTCCTTGGCAGGAATTAGATTTTGCCGAGATTGACGATACATTCTCTTACAAAGAACTACAGCATATGGAAGCGTTACGCCTCTGTCGTCCAGGGGAAGCCGGGATGCTGACCGAGGATGGGGCTACTGAGATTGGGGGCGATTTTCCGGTGAATCCTTCTGGGGGCAGCTTGGGGATGGGTCATTTGCTGGATGCTTCTGGATTGGCACGGCTGCTAGAAGTAGTGCTGCAACTGCGCGGCGAGGCGGGCCAGCATCAACTGCCCGATGTAGAGGCTGGCCTGGCTTTCGCTTGGCGTGGTTTGCCCACAACAAGCGGCGCCGCAGTCATCCTGTGCAATTGA
- a CDS encoding GTPase: MKKTRVLIMGAAGRDFHNFNVCFRDNPLFEVVAFTATQIPNIEGRTYPPELAGKLYPAGIPIYPESELETLIRERDIDQVVFAYSDVPHEYVMHKASQVLAVGADFRLMSKETMLKAKVPVVSVCAVRTGSGKSQTTRRVSDILRQMGKKVVVVRHPMPYGNLVKQVYQRFASYEDLDKYECTIEEREEYEPHLDRGTIVYAGVDYERILRQAEQEAEILLWDGGNNDLPFYKPDLHIVVTDPHRAGHELRYHPGEANLRMADVVVINKIDTSEPDKMETVRHNILAVNPRAVVVDAASPIFVDDPQAIRGRRVLVVEDGPTLTHGEMSYGAGVVAARRFGAAEIVDPRPYAVGSIAETYQKYPHTGSVLPAMGYGARQIQELEETINVTPCDMVIVATPIDLRRVVKINRPTQRVRYELQEIGRPTLQDVLNTRFGR; encoded by the coding sequence ATGAAGAAGACACGCGTGTTGATCATGGGCGCTGCAGGGCGCGATTTTCATAACTTTAACGTTTGTTTCCGTGATAACCCCCTTTTTGAGGTGGTTGCTTTCACTGCCACGCAGATACCCAATATTGAGGGACGCACATACCCCCCAGAGCTGGCTGGTAAACTCTATCCCGCTGGCATTCCCATTTATCCTGAAAGCGAGCTCGAAACGCTCATCCGCGAGCGGGATATAGACCAGGTAGTTTTTGCTTACAGCGATGTGCCCCATGAATACGTGATGCACAAAGCGTCACAGGTCTTGGCTGTAGGTGCAGATTTCCGTTTGATGAGCAAAGAGACTATGTTGAAAGCCAAAGTGCCGGTAGTTTCCGTCTGCGCTGTTCGTACCGGCAGTGGAAAGAGCCAGACGACGCGCCGTGTTTCGGATATCCTGCGTCAGATGGGGAAAAAGGTAGTTGTCGTGCGACATCCCATGCCCTATGGCAATCTGGTTAAACAGGTTTATCAGCGGTTTGCCAGTTATGAAGACCTGGACAAGTATGAATGCACCATCGAAGAACGCGAGGAATACGAGCCTCACTTGGATAGAGGCACTATTGTCTATGCAGGTGTGGATTACGAACGAATTCTGCGTCAAGCGGAACAAGAGGCCGAAATCCTATTGTGGGATGGCGGCAACAACGATTTGCCATTTTACAAGCCTGATCTGCATATCGTTGTTACGGATCCCCATCGAGCTGGACACGAGCTGCGGTACCACCCTGGCGAAGCCAATTTGCGCATGGCAGATGTGGTCGTCATCAACAAGATCGATACATCAGAGCCAGATAAGATGGAGACAGTCCGACACAACATCTTGGCCGTGAACCCCCGTGCTGTCGTGGTGGATGCGGCATCCCCCATATTTGTTGATGACCCACAGGCAATCAGAGGACGCCGAGTCCTGGTTGTGGAGGATGGTCCTACTCTGACTCATGGCGAGATGTCCTATGGCGCGGGCGTTGTGGCTGCGCGGCGCTTTGGGGCGGCAGAAATCGTAGATCCGCGACCTTATGCAGTTGGTTCTATCGCAGAGACTTATCAGAAATATCCTCATACCGGCTCTGTGCTGCCGGCTATGGGTTATGGAGCCAGGCAAATTCAGGAGCTGGAAGAAACCATCAATGTCACGCCATGCGACATGGTCATCGTTGCCACGCCTATTGATCTGCGGCGCGTGGTCAAGATCAACCGCCCGACGCAACGCGTGCGCTACGAACTGCAGGAGATTGGACGGCCCACATTACAGGACGTGCTCAACACAAGATTCGGTAGATGA
- a CDS encoding phosphate butyryltransferase, whose amino-acid sequence MPPIKNYQELLAAAAAVGPVPVVITAAHEYEVLQAACEAQVRGIIDATLVGCAQSIHEIARERGLDLATMHIVDELDEAVAAEKSMRLVATGDAKVAIKGQLPTSTFLRAALAREAGLRTNRLISHVGVFEVPGFDRLLFIADGGVVLYPTKEQKIEIISNSIAVARGFGIQQPKVALLAATDEVFAELPVTVEIAEIVAMQDRWLAEGALVDGPFLLDTAVSPEIARQRGRGGPVAGYAEVLVGPDVESVNIMAKGITYFAGGRMAGLVVGGKAPLVVGSRADPPETRLVCIAAGALLAAECGAS is encoded by the coding sequence ATGCCCCCCATCAAAAATTACCAGGAATTGCTCGCAGCAGCCGCTGCCGTGGGGCCAGTCCCGGTGGTGATCACTGCAGCACATGAATATGAAGTTTTACAAGCTGCTTGTGAGGCTCAAGTACGCGGCATTATTGACGCTACATTGGTTGGGTGTGCTCAGAGCATCCACGAGATAGCACGTGAACGTGGCTTAGATCTCGCCACGATGCACATCGTGGATGAGCTGGATGAGGCAGTAGCAGCTGAGAAAAGCATGCGCCTTGTAGCCACGGGCGATGCCAAAGTAGCGATTAAAGGGCAATTGCCAACCAGCACCTTTCTCCGCGCGGCATTGGCGCGTGAGGCTGGGCTGCGAACGAACCGCCTTATCTCTCACGTAGGCGTTTTTGAAGTGCCTGGCTTCGACCGCTTGCTCTTCATCGCGGATGGCGGTGTCGTGCTTTATCCTACCAAAGAGCAAAAGATCGAGATTATCAGCAATAGCATCGCCGTGGCGCGTGGATTTGGCATTCAACAGCCTAAAGTGGCCCTTCTGGCAGCAACTGATGAGGTTTTTGCAGAATTGCCTGTGACGGTTGAAATTGCAGAGATTGTGGCCATGCAAGACCGGTGGCTGGCCGAGGGTGCGCTTGTTGATGGGCCTTTTCTCTTAGATACGGCCGTGTCGCCAGAGATTGCGCGACAGCGTGGCCGCGGCGGGCCGGTAGCGGGCTATGCTGAGGTGCTGGTGGGGCCGGATGTGGAATCGGTTAACATCATGGCCAAAGGGATTACCTACTTTGCTGGAGGCCGCATGGCTGGCCTGGTGGTCGGGGGCAAAGCACCACTGGTGGTTGGTTCACGAGCTGACCCGCCTGAGACGCGGTTGGTATGCATTGCGGCTGGTGCCTTGCTTGCTGCGGAATGCGGGGCTTCCTAG